The sequence below is a genomic window from Flavobacterium lipolyticum.
AAAAAAGTAACCCGTTTATTGATTACTGATTAATCAAGAAAATAGTAAATCCGACCTATGAAAATAGGTTGGATTTTTTTGTCATTTCGACCGAAGGGAGAAATCGCACTAGAAACTCCGTTGCTAGAATCTCCAATCTTTGTCGAATTTAGGATGTGATTCCTCCCTCCGGTCGGAATGACACAAATCATTTGCAACACCTAATAACGAAAAATTATGGTAGCGTATGTTTTATCAAAAGCAATAATTAAAAGTCAAGTAACTTTGACAAAGAAATTCCTAAAACATTTGCAATTTCAAGCAAAGTGTAAATCGTCGGATTAACTTTTCCGTTTTCAAGTTTTTCAATAGCTTGGCGGTCTTTACTACAAGCCCTTGCCAAGTCAGATTGACTCCAACCTCTTTTTTCTCGAAGTTCGACAATCCTTTGACCAATTTTCTTTTTTAATATATCTCGTGTCATTTATCAAATGTCATACAATTTGCTTACAAAATTGTCATACTAAAGATTGACAGATCGAAAAAATAATTTATATTTGTCATATAATTATATGACAAATGAAAAATTCAAGAAAACTGAAAATTCATAGAAAGCATCAAGCACGGGCTTACAGAAAAACCATAATGATTCCACAAATAATACTTGAAGGCAAATGGCTTGGTCGTCTTGGCTTCATGGCAGGACTGATGGTAAATGTAGAACAAAGGAAAAACAAATTGATAATTACCGTTCACAAGGGATGATTTTGCGAATAAAACTCTTCAATCAGATACATTTCAAAGCACTATTTTCCTTCAAAAAAAGACGGTACAAACTTGGCGGTTTCAAACATTTACACGCGATTATTTTTCATAACTTTATCACTAAATAAAAAGGGTCATGAAAGAAATATGCATTGTTGAATTTCCGTCGAATCTGGGTTTGAAAGAACCTCAACCCGGAAAAGAACCGGGCGTAAAAAACTTACCTGACTGGTTATGGAAACACCATCTTCATAAACTCATTCGCCC
It includes:
- a CDS encoding helix-turn-helix domain-containing protein; the encoded protein is MTRDILKKKIGQRIVELREKRGWSQSDLARACSKDRQAIEKLENGKVNPTIYTLLEIANVLGISLSKLLDF
- a CDS encoding type I toxin-antitoxin system SymE family toxin; translation: MKNSRKLKIHRKHQARAYRKTIMIPQIILEGKWLGRLGFMAGLMVNVEQRKNKLIITVHKG